From one Solanum lycopersicum chromosome 12, SLM_r2.1 genomic stretch:
- the LOC104645010 gene encoding uncharacterized protein isoform X2, which translates to MVLESVKEFRLAVTKYAIQRGVQIEKCVNEPNRVRVRCCKVNCKWVLYASLDKKTNNFVIKTYMPVHSCQKATRNYLCNSRFIATVFKKKVIEQPNIRVFKLQELIRKKCNVHVGKTTTRKARAKILNELMGDHVKEFGRILDYKDELLRTNPGSICVVKLGEANESGRPVFEAFYICFAALKMAFMSARKCIGLDGCFLKGVCRGQLLIAVAKDGNNQTLPLAWAVVENENTITWSWFISLLKEDLRLGDGTSFTIMSDMQKGPDIAIKELLPACEERRCARHILANWSKN; encoded by the exons ATGGTTTTAGAAAGTGTAAAAGAATTTAGATTGGCAGTCACTAAGTATGCAATTCAGAGAGGGGTTCAGATTGAAAAGTGTGTGAATGAGCCAAATAGAGTAAGAGTGAGATGTTGCAAGGTAAATTGTAAATGGGTGTTATATGCAAGTTTGGACAAGAAGACTAATAACTTTGTTATTAAGACTTACATGCCAGTCCATTCATGTCAAAAGGCTACAAGGAATTATTTGTGCAACTCTAGATTCATTGCTActgtttttaaaaagaaagttaTTGAACAACCAAATATCAGAGTGTTCAAGCTGCAAGAGTTAATCCGTAAGAAGTGTAATGTGCATGTTGGTAAGACCACAACTAGAAAAGCAAGAgctaaaattttgaatgaactTATGGGTGATCATGTTAAGGAATTTGGGAGAATTCTTGATTATAAGGATGAGTTGCTGAGGACTAATCCTGGGAGTATTTGTGTGGTGAAGCTAGGAGAAGCTAATGAATCTGGTAGGCCAGTATTTGAGGCATTTTACATTTGTTTTGCTGCACTCAAGATGGCATTTATGTCAGCTAGAAAATGCATTGGTCTGGATGGTTGTTTCTTGAAGGGGGTTTGCAGGGGTCAATTACTTATTGCAGTGGCTAAAGATGGCAATAATCAAACGCTTCCACTTGCTTGGGCTGTAGTTGAAAATGAGAACACAATCACTTGGAGTTGGTTTATTTCTCTGTTGAAAGAAGACTTGAGATTAGGAGATGGAACAAGTTTCACAATTATGTCAGACATGCAAAAG GGACCGGATATAGCTATAAAGGAGTTGTTGCCAGCTTGTGAGGAAAGAAGGTGTGCTAGGCATATACTAGCAAATTGGTCAAAGAATTAG
- the LOC104645010 gene encoding uncharacterized protein isoform X1 translates to MCFLSQLLYSISNFYLIIVMFMHIGMSGFTFITLKFYHGGALLYEGDKARYVGGLVSEYYDIDVDTISYFEIKDYIKELGYSPNCKFSVRPPNSCILGDIDNDDILLAMCNCLQSGSVLEVYVHMPGEDSGATFNKFGTTEDSGYNQVGEDAYNGVDITINTTSNIPSTSNPTALNSDPSDSEDSEYSIKESDESTEESDDSEDSEILEDDHYGSDVHEELIQLRAEKRSFLRRKKRREKNPADTEEVACGNAGAELGFDETTINRCTLEGRLGVMNHIMQVLMLVVLKLTQMIVVYRKVKK, encoded by the coding sequence atgtgttttcttagtcaattattatattctattagcaacttttacttaattattgttatgtttATGCATATAGGTATGAGTGGGTTTACATTCATTACTTTAAAGTTTTATCATGGTGGGGCCTTGTTGTATGAAGGTGATAAAGCAAGATATGTGGGTGGGTTAGTGAGTGAATACTATGATATTGATGTGGATACAATATCATACTTTGAGATTAAGGACTATATTAAAGAACTAGGATATAGTCCAAATTGTAAATTTAGTGTCCGGCCACCTAATAGTTGCATTTTAGGAGATATTGACAATGATGATATTCTCTTAGCAATGTGTAATTGTTTGCAAAGTGGTTCTGTTTTGGAAGTATATGTCCACATGCCTGGTGAGGATTCTGGTGcaacttttaataaatttgGGACCACTGAGGATAGTGGATATAATCAAGTAGGTGAGGATGCTTATAATGGGGTAGATATAACTATAAATACTACCTCAAATATTCCTTCTACTTCAAACCCAACAGCTCTAAATAGTGATCCATCAGATTCTGAAGATAGTGAATACTCTATAAAAGAATCTGATGAGTCGACTGAAGAGAGTGATGATTCTGAAGATAGTGAAATACTTGAAGATGATCATTATGGAAGTGATGTTCATGAGGAGTTAATTCAACTGAGGGCTGAGAAAAGATCTTTTCTGAGgaggaaaaaaagaagggaaaaaaatcCTGCAGATACTGAAGAAGTAGCATGTGGTAATGCTGGAGCAGAACTTGGGTTTGATGAGACAACTATCAATAGATGTACTTTAGAAGGAAGGTTGGGGGTGATGAACCATATTATGCAAGTTCTGATGCTTGTAGTTTTGAAACTGACACAGATGATAGTTGTCTACAGGAAGGTGAAAAAATGA
- the LOC104645010 gene encoding uncharacterized protein isoform X3, producing MSGFTFITLKFYHGGALLYEGDKARYVGGLVSEYYDIDVDTISYFEIKDYIKELGYSPNCKFSVRPPNSCILGDIDNDDILLAMCNCLQSGSVLEVYVHMPGEDSGATFNKFGTTEDSGYNQVGEDAYNGVDITINTTSNIPSTSNPTALNSDPSDSEDSEYSIKESDESTEESDDSEDSEILEDDHYGSDVHEELIQLRAEKRSFLRRKKRREKNPADTEEVACGNAGAELGFDETTINRCTLEGRLGVMNHIMQVLMLVVLKLTQMIVVYRKVKK from the coding sequence ATGAGTGGGTTTACATTCATTACTTTAAAGTTTTATCATGGTGGGGCCTTGTTGTATGAAGGTGATAAAGCAAGATATGTGGGTGGGTTAGTGAGTGAATACTATGATATTGATGTGGATACAATATCATACTTTGAGATTAAGGACTATATTAAAGAACTAGGATATAGTCCAAATTGTAAATTTAGTGTCCGGCCACCTAATAGTTGCATTTTAGGAGATATTGACAATGATGATATTCTCTTAGCAATGTGTAATTGTTTGCAAAGTGGTTCTGTTTTGGAAGTATATGTCCACATGCCTGGTGAGGATTCTGGTGcaacttttaataaatttgGGACCACTGAGGATAGTGGATATAATCAAGTAGGTGAGGATGCTTATAATGGGGTAGATATAACTATAAATACTACCTCAAATATTCCTTCTACTTCAAACCCAACAGCTCTAAATAGTGATCCATCAGATTCTGAAGATAGTGAATACTCTATAAAAGAATCTGATGAGTCGACTGAAGAGAGTGATGATTCTGAAGATAGTGAAATACTTGAAGATGATCATTATGGAAGTGATGTTCATGAGGAGTTAATTCAACTGAGGGCTGAGAAAAGATCTTTTCTGAGgaggaaaaaaagaagggaaaaaaatcCTGCAGATACTGAAGAAGTAGCATGTGGTAATGCTGGAGCAGAACTTGGGTTTGATGAGACAACTATCAATAGATGTACTTTAGAAGGAAGGTTGGGGGTGATGAACCATATTATGCAAGTTCTGATGCTTGTAGTTTTGAAACTGACACAGATGATAGTTGTCTACAGGAAGGTGAAAAAATGA